The genomic interval TCGAAAGAACCCCGAACTCCGAAAAGCCATGGATTGAAAACTATGCAATTATACTTCGGCCGACAACACCTACCTCTCACGATCAAATGCCTGAGCTTATTGGCGCAATCGGAGTGATAAGATTCGAAGCTGGGCATGGCGCGGAGGTTGGTTATGGTCTACATCCTGGTCACCAAGGCAAGGGATTTGCTACTGAAGCCATGAAGCTATTCTTGGGGTTATATTGGAGTAAAGAGAGTACGTGAAAACGACGCCCGTTATGATACCCCAATTTTCTAACTGGAGTATAGGAGAGGGAGATTGGAACACATTAGTAGCGGTTATAGATCCTGAGAACGTTGCGAGCCAGAGAGTAGTAGAGAAGGTAGATTTTAGAGAAGGAGACCttcaagatgaagaacaCGAAATGTGGACCAAAGGGGGCAAGGCGAAGAAACTCGTGAGGCACAGGGAATGGTTGCTGTCGAGACCagtttgaatattattcTACCATTCACAAGTTCAAGTGCTAGTTTATTAAGCCTTCCTAAACCACGCAAAAATCCCGTGAATTAATTGACCGTTAAAGTCAACTATTCGCAAATAACATTATTCTATCGTTTAGTTTACGTTGAATAATCTCAGGCAGTTTATACTATCCATATAAATCAGTGCTGCGAGAATTTATTCTAGCAAATGTTCACCGTCATTGTTTTACACTTCACTAGCGTGACTGGTACATTCAACCCCCAACCTTCATCAGTATGAAATTACAAGGATCTACGATATGCAGACTGCAGCAGCCAATTAGATAAGTATTTTTTTATTACTGTAAGTGAGTCACTGTCACTGCGTCTCATATCAAACGAACATACAATCACTGTTCATAAAATAGCGATCAAGATATTTCCCATTCAGATACATTCAAATACCTTTTCTTACCTCGACATAAACATCATGTCGTCATACACAATAAAATCTGACCGTCTAGCCCTAGAGCCTATCAATCTGGACAAGCACCTTCACGGCTGCCACAAAATTCTATCCGAGCCTCGTATCGCAGAATGGTCGTAAGACTCCCAATTTATATCACGGAAGTCCAAAGTGAACCCCAACCTTACATGATTTGTGTAGTACCCGAGCACCCAGTACTAAACTCGAGGAAACGAAAGAGAGGATTATGGAAAGTATGGCCAGCGTCCAATTTCCAATGTGGGCAATCATGGCCCCGAATCCATCGTCTACTTCGGTACCTTTAGCGGATGAGAGAGAAGGGcaagagatggaaatgattggTATCATTGGAATATCCCATAAACCAGAAAATGTGGGGTATAAGATCCATCCAGATCATTGGGGTAAGGGGTACATGACAGAAGCTTTGAGACTGTTTGTAGAGATGTTCTGGACTCTTGAAGGTTTGTCACATTTGctttttagaattttgaaactGAAACGTTGCTATGGAGTCAGAACTAAAATCATTATAGAAAAGAAGTCCTTGCCGCAAATTAGAGCGGCTTATACTCCTGGTAACGATGCCAGTGCTAGAGTGCTCGAGAAAGTCGGTTTCCAGACCGGGGAACTACTGCGTGGGGAGATTGAGTTATGGTTTAATCGTGGTCAGAATCGGAAAAGTGATATTCAATGCATGTACATAGATCGTCCTAGGTCTAATGAATGATTAAGCGGTCACtatttcctctctcctctaGAATAAAGTGTGATGTCTTGGACttgatattcaaatcgaTTTCAGGTACATGCTGGTCATTTCTGCTTCACGACTGCAAGCTAATCAGCCTGCCCGCCATCAAACCAAGCAGGCTTAGGATGTGGGATATGGAACTTTGTGTATACCAAATTTCCGCTATACTCAAATCCCATCACACTTTGCTCACAACTTTAGCCAAACCCTGACACCACTGGGACCTATTTTTGAcatgtgatatgatgtttATACAGAAATACTACATTACTATCATTTGTCTCGAACAATTTCATGTTGAATCTTGCAACGAGTTGTACTATCGCGAGGTACAACTCAGTGCGAGTGAGCTCAATTCCTAAATATTTATGATCGTTTTCGTCAAGGGCGAATCAGAATTTGCATCGCTCACAACCTTTTTCTCCCAACAAACATTCTGGACCAAATTCATAAGAATCTAGAAAGACATTGTCAGTGACATGAGCGCTGAGAATTCTATTTCTGGCCGGATTACGTGGAGGAATGATGTAGTATCCGCCCGCGTGCTTGCCCCATGCGGATCTAACGTATTGCGAAGGTATGTGAGTTAACTGTTCCTGCGCAATACATTCTGCTCTAATCGTGACTTCGAATGACAGGCAATTTCCCTCTTCAATGACTGCGGATAGATAAGGGAATTATTCAAGGCGTAGAGTATTACAACTCGCGAAGAATAGGTTTAGAGCATTGCGTCGTCTCTTATGGAGATCATAGCTTGTTGTTGTGTCTATGCCACCTCCTAGTCGAAGAATAAAAGCTGATATTCATAATTTTCCCCAGGAGACGTTATTGATGCATATACACTGTCCGAGAACCCAACATCCTGTATGTGGAGTTCATTTGGAGTGGTACAACTGACGGGGTCTGATCCGTGCTGTTTGATTAACAAACGTACTCAATGGCATGATTAAAAGATACCATATTACTCGTGAAGACCTTGGATCCTGAAAATATGTTCCCACTGATGAACAACATCGAAGTAAAGCTCATACCACGAAATAAGCTCAGCAAGCTTTGGCCCTGGTATATGTTCTAGAGGATGAATGCAAAATCGAcgaaaatcttcatcaatagTAAACACCAATGATAGGACTACTACCGCctggatgattttgatgaacgTCATCTGCTTGACTTCATGGCTCAGAAGCACAAAactatttcatttccattctttccaaaatcttGTTGCAAGATATGCAGATGATGGCGATGAAGCCATACATGAACCAAGAGCAAAAGTAGCAATGCATTGATAAAATGGAATAGAAACATAAGTTCCGTCTGTTTGCATTATAAATCTCATGCAACTGTTGGAGAACGCCACTCAAAGATTTCTTATTGTGGTTGAGCTTaccaattgaaagaaaataatgtGACGTCTAGCTAGAGCTATACAGCCTGACCACCCTCTCTTACACTTTGATTGTCTTTTCAGCGGTTTGATTTGACCCAATCGTCAACATGAGCGCCGCGGGCCctgaagatggagatatattatatcatgcCTTGTATTTGAGGCAAACAAGCCTAAGGTTACGTAGCGTCAGAAAGTAAACCGAGGCAACTTGGTTAAATTGAAGCTTCCAAAATTGTATGGAGCTCGTCAGTAGAGAGAACGAGgcattctttttataataaattggcTTAAAATGGCTTCTAGACTGCCAACTTATGCATTCCGTTCATACAGAAGcattcttcaacaaccaCCGCACATTTCGCAGACATATCGACATTCGTTCCGATCACAATCTCTCTTAAAATGGTCAACACGAGCATATTCAACTCCCCCACCACCACAGCCCATAAATCATAACAATAATGCTACTTCCGAGCCTTCATCTCAATCGAAACCCCAACACCGGGATCTGCGATCTCAATTCTCTTCTGGACCCGTCGCACCAATACCCTCGCCTTCATCTCCCAAACGAAAACGATCCCTCCGTCCCACAATCTATgcctctcttttcctcctaATCGGACTTACAACTGGACAATATGTCTCGCTTGTCCTATCTCCCCCTGCACTCCCCGaaccttcttctccctcggACGAACTCATGACCTCTTGGTTACACACGCAGGCTTCAAAGATCCCACTGGTACAATCTCTGACCGAGGATCCCGTTTGGCAATCTTGGGATGCCTATTCCACATTCACACCTGAAGAACGTCCGCATCGACTCACTACGGGTCCATTGGGAGGATCTAGGTCGATAGGCGGGTACCAACGAGTATTTCATAATTCTACCACAGGAGAGTTCATATCGATTGTATACTTAGGAGGAGCGTTAGGGGGATGGCCTGGCGTGGTGCATGGAGGTCTCATAGCGACAATTATGGATGAATCACTGGGAAGATGTGCGATCAGACAATTGGCCGCGGGAACAGGTGTCACTGCTCAATTGTCGTTGCAATATTTGAAGCCAAGTGTTACCAATGCATTCTACGTAGTGAGATGCAATCCAGTCataggagaggagggaggtggagaaagaaagagatgggTAGAAGGACGTCTAGAGACATTAGAAGGGAGAGTTTGTGTAGAGGCAAAGGGTTTATTTGTCGCGCCGAAGAATTATAAAACGAGGGTAATCACATCGGGCTTTTAAGAAACACCCAGCATGTGGAATGTTTAGATGGAATGCAGGGTGTTTATGAGCACTGACTGGCTACGCTTAGAAATAACCACGGGTTGTCAGAATACGAACCAATTCATCGAAATGTTGAGGGGTCTTCTCGAAGCTCACTCTGAAATACTCGTAGGTCGAGAGTAATGATAAATAACTCCAAACTACCAACCAATATGAAGACTCAACAAAAGATCTAGTATCTTCGCTTTACAAAATGGTTTTAGTTCTCTAAGAGAGAACAGTCTTTTACTCTTAAAATACCAGAGGGCTGGTAAGTTTGTCATCGATTAATAAGAAGACTTACCGCATTCATGTATTGCTCAATTCATGACCGCTTTTATATTCTCTACACGTTATTCACTCATGCCCAAACCCATGTGCAATTTCAGTGATATTGGTGAAGCAGTATCTCCTTTCGATTGAGAGTATTCCTTCTCACGGCCTGAACGACAAATATTATGTCGTCAAGAAAATCAGGTCGGTGGAGGGTTTCTACTGCATGACTTGATATAAGTATCCACAAGAAGTAGGTACATTTAACTTTGCTCGAACATTCACCTATGCATGACCAGTTAAAAGTCTAGCAACCTGGATAATTAGGCGAGTTGCTATCAAAATCTCTCAAACATCCAAGACAACAACTCATCATGATAGTGATCACATTCTGAACAACGGCATGAAAAATCTTCGGGggaattctcaaaatatcaacCTACGTCTGGATACCTTCGATTTCTAATCTATCCATGATGCTAACAATGGCCATATCTGCCTTGTTATAGAGGCATCCGGAACATCTTCACAAGAATATCTATCCATGCTCATTTATTGATAGAAAATGGTCCAGAATCCTCAGGTCAGATCCCAAAACAATCATGTAAGGAGAGATATTTGCCTACTTGATTTGAACTAAATTAGAGTTTGATGTCATTGAGATTGTTCAAAATTCCAGTGCGCAAGGCCGTACCTCAACATATTTCTAGAAGTATTGAAAGAGACTCCATCCACTATTCAGTCGAATATTTGGGGGTTAATGTGTCTGCTCAGCACCATATTCACCGTGTCCTGAATGGAGTCGTCAGATTTGCAAGATTATGATATCAGGGGCTTCCATTTGGGACGAGGATGTTTGGGAACCACAACTGGGATTTCATACGGGGGTGGAGAAGTAGATTAGGATGTGGAGAGCTTTGTATGGAGCAGCAATGCTTAGAACATACAGCATAGAAAATTAGGGAAATTAGTTTTCGCCGTCATCTTCTTATGAAGTGCATATTTTCTAGTGGAAATGCTCACGAAGTCAAGTGTCAGTGGTTTATTTGGAGGTCATATCGGCTATATCAACCAAGAAAATAATGCCTATATATGGCTAAGAGTTCTTATTTTATAGTGGATGTTCCCTTGTATAAGGTTATGTGATACAGAATGTGATTGAAACCCCCTTACATTGACGAGAGAATTATTCGAGGGCATGAAGATTGCTTCCATTAATGATTGCCAGGTAAAATCACAACCTGTCCCCAGACACTTTCATATTCCAAAACTCTTCCTCTCAAACTCTGAATTACTTTGCACCCTCCAATGCTCCAAAGACGCTCGCCAAACTAGAGTTTGAGGCCACTCCTGGTGGTAAATTGGCGTTGCCTGTGCTGTTTGACTTTTTTGCTCCACCTGTGCTATTCCCACCAGATGCACCATTCAGTGACCCAATAAGTGCTGCCAAACCGTCGGTTCCGTTTTTGTTGCCACCAGCAGCGGCCTGTCCTCCTGCTCCTTGTTGCGGCTGATTATTAGCACTCGGTGCCACGTTGATGCCGCTTCCCCCTCCGACGTTGGTGGACCCGTCGGGCTTCTTCGTTATTCCAGCTTCCCCGCCAAGATTTGTTGATCCATCGGCACCAACTGTATCGGCTATTAGCATTGTGTCGtcaaaaatggaaagacCAGACTAACCTGTGATACCAGCTGATTCCCGTTGCACAGCCGGGCTGGGGAGTGAATGGATGCCAGCAACcaagagagagatgaagacAGTAGAGAACTTCATGATTGAGAATTATGATGATTACGAGTAAGTGTTTCAAGGAAAGACGGTTAGCCAAGTCTATTGGCAATGAAGTAAGGtatcaaaaaaaagcttaTTAAATGAGTGTTTTTATGAAATTTGTACTTGAAAATGAACCAGTCatccaaaaaaaattaaagaaagagAACCAAGAACTGTCCAAGAAGTATAGAGTCTGGAGAGAGATTCTGTGATCATATATCAAACTCGTGTTCTAAAAATAACCATTGAAATTCAAACCCACCATTCTCCACCTTGCCGATCTAGACTTCTAGAGTAGTTTAGTTCGCAAAATAATCCCAATTTCAACGTCTGACAGATGGAAAGCTTTTTGACAGGGTTCTGGAATATCATAATAGACGGAACGTCTGTATGTTGTGGCTTGCCAAGATGTGGTTGGAAACATGAAATGTAGTCAGTGAGGTTCAGCCAAGACTCAAATCGAGCACGTGATTCAATGCGATAAACGTCAGAATTTGTCAACGTCTAATCACAATACTATCgagctacctaggtattttaAAGGCCTAAGCAAGCGTCTTGATTCTTGACTACAGACTCGGTTCTTTGTATTTCAGTTTATTCGTTATAACTCAAATTGCCTGCTCCAATCTTGTGAGTGGGGCAAGGACAACCACGTGAATGGATTTCAGAGCTGCTCCCATGCTGCGAgtttgatataaaaattagCGGGTTTAAGTGAACTAAAACGTCCAGAGGCCAGTAATTACCGATGACGAACACCACCAGAGATAATTTCTAATAGAAGCTTTTTGAGCAAGTGGGGAGACCGACCGATCGTCCCCCCAAGCTGCGTAGCATAGCGTCTAGTATACATGCCGCtgggaatgaagaatgaaacaAATATACTTTTGTTATCCTCTTACTCTTTCTTACCTTGAAACCTCATGCTATATCCATTTCACTCGTCTTCAGCTATCTAGGTAGCATATTTTGAAGATCCTCATGCATAGCAAGATGTTGAGGAGTAACATCAGGAAACGGCTTTGACACAACAGTGATGGAGGCTCGGTATGAGTTCGTTCTCGTTGAATTGTTCTGCTCCTCTCCTCTGAAAAAATTTCATGATctgatataatgaatatatgttTCAATACAATGATCTCACCAGTATGCGGTCCAGTTTATGCCTAGGTTCAAAGAAACCCCAAGGAGCCAAGCAAGCATGACAGAATTTAAAGCAACACCTAGCACCATGAGAAGCTAATGATAATTAGAACGTTCTAAATGCACCAATGCGATTTATTTGTCGTCTTAAAGTTACGATTTCGACATACAATTTTCAGACACCCGCCATTCCTCTCGATTCGCGCATGGCATCTCGGGCAAGCTACATTTGTATTATTGATTTCCATTTGAGACACCTCATCCTTTGCCGAGGAGGAGTAGGGTTGCTTGTAGGTCGGGCCAAGATGCCACGGAGTCTGATGATGTACACAGGTCGAGGCTTTGTAGCTCCCACAGATCATTTCCGGATCATCCCCTTTGCGAATTTGGCTAGAGCCACGATTTGGGACTAAACACCGAAAGAAATTCGGCTTTGATCATAAGTCACTTTGCAGTACAAGGTCGCAATATCTGGGTGTTTGATCAGCATTCGAAACAGCCACAAGTATAAGCAAATCTTACATTCTAAACATTGTTTTCGCGCAATACCATTCTATGAACTACTCTTCTAGCTCCTGTGAACAGATTGGACATGTGAGGATATGCGATCCTTCACTCATTGTGAATGTCATACTCTCTTGCAAGCAAGGCAAGCACACATCCATTATTACTGTCAGTCAATTGCTCTCATATGTGATTCATTGCCGATGGCTACTTCGAGCTGCTGCGATGTCAAATTtgtcaaagaagaaaagcactTGCAGATATCTACACAATAGCTTCAGCTCTAATATGATGAGGCTACAAAAGGTAGGCTTGGGATTGCTTGAGCATGCAATCTGAAAGAGGGCACTGAATTTCGGATATCATTGCATCATATTACTATAGAACGCTACTATTACATATCATTAGAAGGTGATTTAAAAGCCTATCTAATCTCACATTGCTCTTCTGGTACGCCAAATCCATAAATTCCAATAGCATTTGGACCAAATCCGAAGTTCACGACATACTGTGCCATTAATCAAAGCCCCTCGTCATCGATCAAGACTGATCATCGTAATGATGTTAAGCAAGGAACGAGAAGCTCTCCTCCTTTCTCAAACTACTCGGTTTCTTCTTAAGATTCCAATCGCCACTTCTGACTTGTTCAACTCGTTTAGTCAACGTAGAAGGGGTCCGGCCTAAGTCTCCCGAAGGAAGGTTGACATTCTCCCAATCGTCTTTTTCCTCCACTGGTACATCccattcttcaacatcttccgTGTCATCAAGCGCTTTCTTTCGCTCCAGTGCGCGCATAAACTCGATCATGACACCGAGACTTTCTATCAGTCCCATACTAGCTTTATCTCCACAATCGCAATCGCATCCGCCAGGGCATTCGCTGTTACCCAAAGACCTATATTCGATTAAACAATGCTGATGTGTTGCACAGCCGCATGATAAACATGGTAAGAATACTGCGCTGATAGGTTCGGTGCAAATTATGCAACGAAGTTGGCGCTGAACAGTCTTACACCGATCACATCGTCCGGCAGCACCGCCGGCGGAACTCAAGTGTAGGGGATCCAAACGTGCTTCGTGTTTGAGGCAATAGCCCGCGATATCCAGACCTTGATCGGTCGATGAGGCATGCAGATCCTTTTTACCCAGAACTATTTGAGATGGAGGCGATGCCTCATGGATTACGGTATGGCTATCATTAGACATTATTGAAGCAGCGAATGACTTATTGTCGGGAATGTCCATCTCAGAAGTATGATTCCGTAGTCCATCATACTTTAAGATTTCCAATCTAGCCAAGGGGAGCCCCCAACAATAAAGCAGTTCGGCATAGGCTTGCCGATAACTCATGTGACGAGCCATGTGATTACTATCCAATAGTGTCGTGCCCATACATCCTTCATCGTCAAAcccattttgattttccaaTGTCATTTTGATCCCAATACAAACCTTTGGCTTCAGTTCATCCATTGTACTTTCATCATCTGAAAACGCCATTTGTTCCGTGCCAACTCGTTCCTTCACACTACCAAGGACTGTTGTATTTCCCCAAGTAATAGCACTAGGAGCCAAACTCAACATGTGTTCAACTGGACTAGGTCGTTTCCGACTTGGTagtggatttggtggtgaaGATGATGCAGTCATAGAAAATGGacgcgaaaagtttgcggCAAAACTTGACGCAAGGCTCGAATTTCCACGTCGGAAGGTTCTCGGATTTTCTGGGGAAGTAGAAAGACTTTGAGTATGTTGAGGAAGATTTTCCGAGCTTCCTCTAGTTGACCTCAGAGGGGGAGTTTCGCCACAAGAATACGATGCCGAAGCAGGGTCACTGCCCCAAGCACCGGTAGAAGATCCCATAGATCCAAAGATCCCGGAAGGCGTATTAACCAACTTTGGTGTTGACACAGCAGAATCTACTGGAGTCTTTTGATACATACTCCAAGCCGCGCCGTTGTTTGGAAAATAATCAACAGAAAATGCAGGAGTTTTCATAGAGAGAGGTGTCTGCGGCTGGGTCGTGCCAACATCGCCATTTATCGCATGTGATGGTGCACCCGAAGCAATTGGTTCACTAAATACACAGGATAACATTGCAAGCATTTGAATATCACGAAGCTCTTCAAAGTGCGTGAAGAGGTCTCCAATTAATTGCTTGGCAAGAGGGCTGCTCCCCCACTTGACTCTACCGGAAAAGCTTCCGCGTCTACAGTGCTTGTCCTGAGAAACATCGATGCCGCTGTCTGAGCCGCTGTCACGACGATGTTTCTTTGCCATGCTTTCAGCTATGACTAGCACGGGCTCACGGCGCTGACTTTGTTCGAGAACTTCTAGAGGGATATCGTTATGTAGCAACATAGCAGCATATCTCCATACATCGGCCAATTTGGAGTGGCCGTACTTGTCAGCAATACTTGCATTATGTTCGCAAAGATACGGGCCGTTACCAAAGATGGTATATTCCTCTGCAAGATAAACTTTTGCAGGAAGTAAATCATTTACATCACacaatgatatgatatttttGGGCTTGACAGATCGCACCCTACCAAGACCAGTACCGGTGGCTGTGTTAGTTCCAGTTCCTGTACCGATTCCAGTTCCGGTTCCACCAGACCTTTGGGACATTATAGTTGGCGATCCTCTCATAGGGAATCGACGATTCGATCGACGCCAGTACTCTCTCATTGCAGGATATCTAGTGATACGGAATTGCGAAGAATCAGTATCGCTGCTGTTTGACGAATCATATTCGTCTGATACTTCAGAATCAGCTTTGCTATCTTCAGTCATCGACGTAGCCTTAATACGCGGTTGGGGTGAACTATTGTTTGCCAATCGACCAAAGGCATCAAAATTTGGTTCGCCTCTCGGTCGAGAATTTCTAGAATCGGTGATTTTCTCGAGTAAAGACTTCACTTTATCTTCTTTTGGtggaaagaaacaaacaagcTTGCCGTTCATTGCAAAGCGAGCACCGCAGAGTCTGGGTAGTGGTACATTGACATTTCGTGGTATGCTGATCGTGTCTGCCGTAACACTGGAATCTAGCTCTTGAGACATCATTGCCGAAGCACCTGGAGGAATGTCGCTATCCTCTTCATCGCTGGAACTTTCGTCCGCAAGACCATCTAAGTCGTCATCGTCCAAATCATCTATGTCATGAAAAAATATAGTACTCGTCTCAAGATCAACCTCTCCAAGTAGATAACATAGAGCAGCTTCCAGGCAACCTTGCTTACGGCTTACAAAACTTGCTGCAATTTGATGCACTTCTTTTTTAAGTTTATTGTAGGTTTCATCGGGCATGAGAGACGTTTTGCCAAGTGTAAATGTGGGGGCTTTGGTCTCCGGATACTGGTCAGGAAAGGTAATTGTTGTCTTGATATAAATTGGTGTGCCGTTTTCACCCCATGGTCCGTTCATGGAAACAATGACTGTTCTTTTGTCCATATCAACGCCATCAAATGTGATTTTTGGAAGCTGGTCATTGATACGTATAATCTCATCGTGTAAAGTTTCCGGCTCGTCCCAATCACCATCCTCTTCGAATTCAGGGCTCAGCAAAGACAGCCTTCTCGACAATGATCGCTTGCGCCGCATGGATCCGTTATCGGGTTTCGAGAACTTGATTCCACTCATCCAGCCAATCTGAGACTGATTTAAGTCTTCTTGCTTCGCtgccttttcctttcctcgcATAGCAGGGGCACGGATTGCGATATGAGTACGGGAAGTGTGAGGCAAGGTCATCTTTTTCATCCCAACACTGAATGAACTTAACTTCA from Botrytis cinerea B05.10 chromosome 9, complete sequence carries:
- the Bcfmp10 gene encoding Bcfmp10 — protein: MASRLPTYAFRSYRSILQQPPHISQTYRHSFRSQSLLKWSTRAYSTPPPPQPINHNNNATSEPSSQSKPQHRDLRSQFSSGPVAPIPSPSSPKRKRSLRPTIYASLFLLIGLTTGQYVSLVLSPPALPEPSSPSDELMTSWLHTQASKIPLVQSLTEDPVWQSWDAYSTFTPEERPHRLTTGPLGGSRSIGGYQRVFHNSTTGEFISIVYLGGALGGWPGVVHGGLIATIMDESLGRCAIRQLAAGTGVTAQLSLQYLKPSVTNAFYVVRCNPVIGEEGGGERKRWVEGRLETLEGRVCVEAKGLFVAPKNYKTRVITSGF
- the Bcmtc5 gene encoding Bcmtc5 is translated as MMEESRKGKTIRSAFDSTTFDADVSIHVDRKVGSATISPSGRDVALASTDGLDIIDLDSPLNPPRHLRHGLPWLVADVQWCPFAVRDYWVVSTANQKALVWNLNMQEDASHGSIEHTLHGHTRAITDINFSAYHPDILATCAVDGYVHCWDLRRPRQPVLSFCDWFAGATQVKWSRQDSHILASSHDRWLRIWDDRKGAVPLRSINAHESKIYGVDWNRTRASSLVTCSLDRTIKFWDYENESDVPERTIHTGFPVWRARHTPFGWGILAMPQDTPGDLHLYDRRITGDNSTDSITEAVITFPGHGNSKVKEFLWRSRGNITTEGEDNREFQLVSWGEDNQLKMQHVDHDTLAGVGYVKGTKVHGKLNLTRKGAAYKTFRTTETSASDKKTATITGPRPGSSGLKLSSFSVGMKKMTLPHTSRTHIAIRAPAMRGKEKAAKQEDLNQSQIGWMSGIKFSKPDNGSMRRKRSLSRRLSLLSPEFEEDGDWDEPETLHDEIIRINDQLPKITFDGVDMDKRTVIVSMNGPWGENGTPIYIKTTITFPDQYPETKAPTFTLGKTSLMPDETYNKLKKEVHQIAASFVSRKQGCLEAALCYLLGEVDLETSTIFFHDIDDLDDDDLDGLADESSSDEEDSDIPPGASAMMSQELDSSVTADTISIPRNVNVPLPRLCGARFAMNGKLVCFFPPKEDKVKSLLEKITDSRNSRPRGEPNFDAFGRLANNSSPQPRIKATSMTEDSKADSEVSDEYDSSNSSDTDSSQFRITRYPAMREYWRRSNRRFPMRGSPTIMSQRSGGTGTGIGTGTGTNTATGTGLGRVRSVKPKNIISLCDVNDLLPAKVYLAEEYTIFGNGPYLCEHNASIADKYGHSKLADVWRYAAMLLHNDIPLEVLEQSQRREPVLVIAESMAKKHRRDSGSDSGIDVSQDKHCRRGSFSGRVKWGSSPLAKQLIGDLFTHFEELRDIQMLAMLSCVFSEPIASGAPSHAINGDVGTTQPQTPLSMKTPAFSVDYFPNNGAAWSMYQKTPVDSAVSTPKLVNTPSGIFGSMGSSTGAWGSDPASASYSCGETPPLRSTRGSSENLPQHTQSLSTSPENPRTFRRGNSSLASSFAANFSRPFSMTASSSPPNPLPSRKRPSPVEHMLSLAPSAITWGNTTVLGSVKERVGTEQMAFSDDESTMDELKPKVCIGIKMTLENQNGFDDEGCMGTTLLDSNHMARHMSYRQAYAELLYCWGLPLARLEILKYDGLRNHTSEMDIPDNKSFAASIMSNDSHTVIHEASPPSQIVLGKKDLHASSTDQGLDIAGYCLKHEARLDPLHLSSAGGAAGRCDRCKTVQRQLRCIICTEPISAVFLPCLSCGCATHQHCLIEYRSLGNSECPGGCDCDCGDKASMGLIESLGVMIEFMRALERKKALDDTEDVEEWDVPVEEKDDWENVNLPSGDLGRTPSTLTKRVEQVRSGDWNLKKKPSSLRKEESFSFLA